Sequence from the Terriglobia bacterium genome:
GCGGGATGGGAGGGTGAACCGGTACATCTTTTTAGCTCGCTAGGAACCGGTGCGGAATCGACATTGCTGCCGCTGCCGGAGGGATGGCTGCTCGCGGTCTCCTCGAAGGGCGAGATCGCGATGTTATTGCATACGACGTTTGGGGCAATGAATGTGGGGACATTGGCGCGAGTGCCACTAGGAGGCGGAGCGCCGCACGAAATCCTGGAGGACGTCCAGGGCGCGGACTGGTCACCGGACGGTTTGCAATTGGCGGTCGTCCACAACGTGGGCGGTCGCGTCCGTTTGGAATACCCGATCGGGAAAGTGTTGTATGAGACGTCCGGAGGGATCACGTTCCCCCGAATCTCTCCTCGCGGGGACATGATCGCATTCCTCGACCATCCGGTGGCGTTAGATGACCGCGGCTCTGTGGCCGTCGTGAACCTCGCGGGCGAGAAAAAGACGCTGACGCAGGAATGGAACAGTGAGCTGGGACTCGCGTGGTCTCCGAACGGCGATGAGATCTGGTACACCGCTTCGCAAGGCACTCATCGTTATCTCGATGCCGTGAGCGTGTCCGGAAAACAGCGCGGGGTGCTGCGCGCGCCGGGAGGACTGATCCTGCAGGACGTGGGGCGCAATGGCCGAGTGCTGCTCACGCAAGAGAACGATCGCTGCGGCGTGCGGGGACGGGGCGCCGGTCAATCCAAGGAACGTGAGCTCTCCTGGTTGAATTGGTCCTTTCCGGGGGACATCTCAACTGACGGGAAGACGCTGCTGTTCGGCGAACAAGGCGAGGACCCGTATCGAGTGTACGTGCGCGGCATGGATGGGTCGCCGGCAGTCCGGCTCGGTGAAGGATCGTCGCAGTCGCTGTCTCCTGACGGCAAATGGGCCTTGACCCTCACCCAAAGCATACCGGCGCAGGTGGTCCGTTTGCCCACGGGTCCGGGCGAGGCGGAGCCTGTCACGCAGGATGGGATCAGCCATCTTGCAGCCAAGTATCTGCCGGACGGACGCCAGTTCGCGTTCTGCGGCAATGAGCCTGGACACGGGCTGCGGCTCTACGTGCAGGACGTGGAGCACGGAAAAGCTCGTGCCATCAGTCCGGAAGGCGTGTGCTCGTTCGGCTATTTGGCCATATCGCCGGATGGGAAATGGGTGGCAGTGAACGGTACCGAACGAAAGCCTGTGCTCTTCCCGGTGGATGGCGGCGAACCACGTCCGATCCCCGGCCGGGCCGTGGGCGAAGCTCCTGTGCAAATCAGCGCGGATCAACGTTCAGTCTACGTGGTTCGCCCCGGCGA
This genomic interval carries:
- a CDS encoding serine/threonine-protein kinase, coding for MSLDVGKRMGPYTIVGPLGAGGMGEVYRARDPRLGREVAIKVLPAALADVRDRLERFEQEARAAGALNHPNILTVFDIGQVDGSPYVVCELLEGETVRQWLRTGVPPLRKVIDYARQMALGLAAAHEKGIVHRDLKPENVFITKDGRVKILDFGLAKLTRPEMAPGQTNAPTISADSDPGMLLGTVGYMSPEQVRGKSADHRSDLFSFGCILYEMLSGQRAFHRESSAETLSAILKDDPPPVPDERKIPPGLARIVEHCLEKNPDDRFQSTRDLAFDVEALSTTSSTASVPLSSRYRARLRWSPLLAAPVLAAVALLGYWAGTWKGAKPQPPSFRQLTFGRGPVTAGRFAPDGSTVLYSAGWEGEPVHLFSSLGTGAESTLLPLPEGWLLAVSSKGEIAMLLHTTFGAMNVGTLARVPLGGGAPHEILEDVQGADWSPDGLQLAVVHNVGGRVRLEYPIGKVLYETSGGITFPRISPRGDMIAFLDHPVALDDRGSVAVVNLAGEKKTLTQEWNSELGLAWSPNGDEIWYTASQGTHRYLDAVSVSGKQRGVLRAPGGLILQDVGRNGRVLLTQENDRCGVRGRGAGQSKERELSWLNWSFPGDISTDGKTLLFGEQGEDPYRVYVRGMDGSPAVRLGEGSSQSLSPDGKWALTLTQSIPAQVVRLPTGPGEAEPVTQDGISHLAAKYLPDGRQFAFCGNEPGHGLRLYVQDVEHGKARAISPEGVCSFGYLAISPDGKWVAVNGTERKPVLFPVDGGEPRPIPGRAVGEAPVQISADQRSVYVVRPGDIPARIRQVEIESGREKEWKVLMPVDPAGLVGIAQIVMTRDANAYAYTYCTYFSELYLVSGLQ